CGTGAAATGGTCGCTCTACGCGATGATCAACGCCGAGGAACTCGGCGTCACCTCGGCGAATATCGACGAGGCGCTGAAGTCGAAGAAGCCGGACGTGATGCGGCTGGTCGGCACCGAGGGCGCCTATGGCGAGGAGCTCGGCCTCAGCAAGGACTGGGCGGCGCGGATCATCCGCCACGTCGGCAATTACGGCGAGGTCTACGACCGTAATGTCGGCAAGCTCGGCATCCCGCGTGGCCTGAACCAGCTCTGGAGCGCCGGCGGCATCCAATACGCGCCGCCGATCAGGTAGGCGATCGCATTTCGAAGCGCTGCCGCACATTCAGTCGTCATCGCCCGCGCAGGCGGGCGACCCAGTATTGCAGAGCTCCGGCGATCAGCAACGAGCGCTCCGGGATACTGGATCCCCGCATGCGCGGGGATGACGACGGCGGGCGGGGATGACGGCTGTGTGGCCCATCCTTCGAGGCGCGCCGAAGACGGCGCGCACCTCAGGATGACGTTGTGCGTGCGGCGGCGTTCGCGTGGTGATGTGCGTGCGGCGGCGTGCGTGTGGTGATGGGCGTGTGGTGATGAAGCGATCGCGATGGTTTCCGTCACCCTGAGGTGCGCGCGCTTGCGCGCCTCGAAGGGCGACGAAAACCAGAAATGCCCTCAATACTTCTTCCACGCCGCCAGCGCCTCGGCGTGGTAATTCGCGTCGCCGAACAGCTCCTGCAGCACACGCGCGCGCTTCATGAACAGGCCGACGTCGAACTGGTCGGTCATGCCCATGCCGCCGTGCATCTGCACGCCCTCCTGCACCGCGAGCGTCGCCACCGTGCCCGCCTTGGCCTTGGCGACCGAGACGGCGAAACCGGCATTCTCCGGATCGGTGTCGATCGCCTGCAGCGCCTTCAGCACGGCGGCGCGGACGATCTCGATCTCGGTGTAGAGATGCGCGGCGCGGTGCTGCAGCGCCTGGAATTCGCCGATCAATTTGCCGAACTGCTTGCGCTCTTTCAGGTAGGCGACGGTGCGGCCGAACGCCTCGTCGGCGACGCCGAGCATTTCGGCCGCGACCGCGGCGCGGCCCACGTTCAGCACGCCTTCGAGCAGCGCGCCGCCGCGATCGACCTCGCCGAGCACATGATCGGTATCGACCTCGACATTATCCAAGCTGATCCGCGCCGCATTGTGGGCATCGACCATCACGGTGCGCTCGATCGAGACGCCCTTCGCCTTGGGATCGACCAGGAACAGCGTCAGCCCATCGACATCGCCCGGATTGCCAGCGCTGCGCGCAGCGACGATCAACAGATCGGCGACGTGGCCATCGACCACCAGCGCCTTGGCACCCTTCAGTTTGAAGCCGTTGCCGGCGCGGGTCGCCTGCAGGGCGATCTTCGTCGGCCGATGCTTGGCGCCTTCGTCGACCGCCAGCGCCGCGATCAGCGAGCCGTCGGCGATCTTCGGCAAGTAAGCCTTCTTCTGCGCGTCAGAACCGCCGCGGGCGAGCGCCGAGGCCGCGAGCACCGCGGTCGACAGAAACGGCGACGGCGTCAGATTGCGGCCGATCTCCTCCATCACCACGCCGGCCTCGACGCAGCCGAGCCCGGAGCCGCCGAACTCTTCCGGCACCAGGAGGCCGGCGAAGCCCATCTCGGTGAAGCTCTTCCACAGCTCGCGGGAGAAACCGGTGGCGTCGCGTTCGTCGCGCAGCTTGCGCAAATGCGCGATCGGAGCCTTGTCGCCGATCAGCCCGCGCGCCGAATCGCGCAGCATGGTTTGTTCTTCGGTGAGGACGAGTGCCATGGTGATAAGTCCCGATCAGATATCAGATGAGATACAAAACTTTAGAGTTCGTCATTCCGGGATGCGCCCCTCGGGGCTCAGACCCGGAATCCATACTCCCTGCGGTGGTGATGGATTCCGGGTTCGCGAGCGGCGCTCGCGCCCCGGAACGACGTGGAGAGGTGTACTTACGCCCCCGGCAGATCGAGGATGCGCTTGGCGACGATGCCGAGCATCACTTCGCTGGTGCCGCCCTCGATCGAGTTCGCCTTGGTACGCAGCCAGGCGCGGGCGCGGGCGCCGTCGTGGCTGCGCTCGCTTTCCCACTCCAGCGCGTCGATGCCGCCGGCCGACATCAGGATCTCGTGGCGGCGCTTGTTCAGCTCGGTGCCGTAGTACTTCATCGCCGACGAGAATGCCGGGTGCAATTGACCGGCCTTGGCCAG
The DNA window shown above is from Rhodopseudomonas palustris HaA2 and carries:
- a CDS encoding acyl-CoA dehydrogenase family protein — its product is MALVLTEEQTMLRDSARGLIGDKAPIAHLRKLRDERDATGFSRELWKSFTEMGFAGLLVPEEFGGSGLGCVEAGVVMEEIGRNLTPSPFLSTAVLAASALARGGSDAQKKAYLPKIADGSLIAALAVDEGAKHRPTKIALQATRAGNGFKLKGAKALVVDGHVADLLIVAARSAGNPGDVDGLTLFLVDPKAKGVSIERTVMVDAHNAARISLDNVEVDTDHVLGEVDRGGALLEGVLNVGRAAVAAEMLGVADEAFGRTVAYLKERKQFGKLIGEFQALQHRAAHLYTEIEIVRAAVLKALQAIDTDPENAGFAVSVAKAKAGTVATLAVQEGVQMHGGMGMTDQFDVGLFMKRARVLQELFGDANYHAEALAAWKKY